In Streptomyces sp. HUAS ZL42, the DNA window CGTGCAGTTGGTGACGGGGACCGGCGGCGCCTGACCGCGCTCATGCGCGGGCGGCACCGGGTCGGCCGCGGCGTCCCTCCCGCGGCAACCTTGTGCCGCCCGGCGACGGCTCACGGCTGACGCGTCCTGAGCCGCGGTGTCCGGAAGTGAGAAACACCGGCCACACCTCGTCCCTCACCGTTTCCCCAACTGCCCTTGTCCGTCACACTCATGGGCAACGAACCTGAGCATTGCTCAGGTTCCACCTCCACTTTCCTCGACCGGAGACACCCCCATGAGAAGACTCATCGGCACCCTCGCCGCCGCGGCGCTGGCCCTCACCGGCCTCGCCACCACCGGCGCCACACCCGCGGCCGCCGCGACCGGTTCGTTCAACGTGCTGACGTACAACGTCGCCGGCCTTCCCGAAGGTCTCAGCTCCAGCCATCCGGCGACGAACACACCGCTGATCTCCCCGAGGTTGGCGCCGTACGACATCGTGAACGTGCAGGAGGACTTCAACTACCACGCGGCGCTCTACGCGGGTGACAACCACCCGTACCGCACGGCGACGAGCGGCGGCGCCGGGTTCGGCGACGGCCTGAACACCCTCTCCGACCACCCCTTCGAGGACTTCGAGCGGGTGAAGTGGAACAACTGCACGGGCACCAACTGCCTGACCCCGAAGGGCTTCACCCTGGCCCGGGTCCGGCTGGCCGAGGGCGTCTTCCTCGACCTCTACAACGCCCACCCCAACGCGGACGACACCAACGACGCCCTCGCCGCCCGCCGCGCCAACATCGAGCAGCTCTCCGACTTCATCCAGGCGAACTCCGCGGGCAACGCGGTGATCGTCATGGGTGACACGAACACCCGGTACACGCGCACCGGCGACAACATACGCACGCTCGTCGACGAGAACGGTCTGACGGACGCCTGGGTGCAGCTGGTGACGGGCGGTACGGCTCCGGCGCAGGGTGCGGACCCGTTGCTGTGCCCGACGTCGGCCCCGCCGAACGACTGCGAGGTCGTGGACAAGATCCTCTACCGAGGCAGCAAGCTGCTCTCGCTGTCGGCGACCCGCTACAACAACGAGTGGGCCAAGTTCCTGGACGCGAACGGCGGCAACCTCTCCGATCACTTCCCGCACACGGCCGACTTCTCCTACACCGTCAACTCGTCCCTGAAGGCGAGCGACTTCTTCGGCGGCCCGCACGGCACGGCGTTCAACGACGCGGACGACCTGCCCGCGTCCCCGTCCCCGCGCACCCTCACCCTGCGCGGCGCCTCCCGCCTCGACGCGGTGTCCCTGACCCACGCCGGCGGTGCGACGCTGAGTCACGGCGGTACGGGCGGCACGGCGACGTCGTTGACCCTCGCATCCGGCGAGCACCTCACCTCGGTGAAACTGACGCAGGGCCAGAAGGACGGCCACACAAGGATCTTCTCCGCCGCCTTCACGACCGACAA includes these proteins:
- a CDS encoding jacalin-like lectin; amino-acid sequence: MRRLIGTLAAAALALTGLATTGATPAAAATGSFNVLTYNVAGLPEGLSSSHPATNTPLISPRLAPYDIVNVQEDFNYHAALYAGDNHPYRTATSGGAGFGDGLNTLSDHPFEDFERVKWNNCTGTNCLTPKGFTLARVRLAEGVFLDLYNAHPNADDTNDALAARRANIEQLSDFIQANSAGNAVIVMGDTNTRYTRTGDNIRTLVDENGLTDAWVQLVTGGTAPAQGADPLLCPTSAPPNDCEVVDKILYRGSKLLSLSATRYNNEWAKFLDANGGNLSDHFPHTADFSYTVNSSLKASDFFGGPHGTAFNDADDLPASPSPRTLTLRGASRLDAVSLTHAGGATLSHGGTGGTATSLTLASGEHLTSVKLTQGQKDGHTRIFSAAFTTDKGRTLSSGTATSDTKTFTAPSGWQIVGFTGRSGDEIDKLGVLYAPIG